A window of Hyperolius riggenbachi isolate aHypRig1 chromosome 1, aHypRig1.pri, whole genome shotgun sequence contains these coding sequences:
- the LOC137550252 gene encoding acetylgalactosaminyl-O-glycosyl-glycoprotein beta-1,3-N-acetylglucosaminyltransferase-like → MAPRSTGILCIPHTLSRRAIFKSNFLLLTFIFIVTVVVFRAAFLSDIIEIPTEFSQPEESSPPEESSPLEEVVINELAPDLTEDRPIKCVANATAHKFPDFENQPQDMKDFLTYRHCRSFPLLHDSPMKCGGANNSRDVFLLLAIKTAPGNYERREAIRKTWGEEKSYGGAKVKRLFLSGVSRTQQDAKRMLQLIAAESHTYGDIVQWDFQDTFYNLTLKQVLFFKWKVLRCPEAQFVFNGDDDVFVNTANVIKYLHGAVKNGLKNHLFVGALNTWMPPVREKNKYYVPAELFPGEYFAPYCGGGGILMSGLTAYVIYRESEYIPLFPIDDAYLGMCLQLARLSPANHDGVRTYGIQMPNQVDSFDPCYYRDMLIVHRFVPYEMLIMWKALKLTRLQCTWSKVKIPKTTKPK, encoded by the coding sequence catACACTTTCCCGCAGAGCGATCTTTAAAAGCAATTTTTTACTGCTGACATTTATATTCATTGTGACCGTGGTCGTGTTTCGTGCCGCCTTCTTATCAGACATCATAGAGATTCCAACTGAATTCAGTCAACCAGAAGAATCCAGTCCACCAGAAGAATCCAGTCCACTAGAAGAAGTGGTTATTAATGAACTTGCTCCAGACTTAACTGAGGATCGGCCTATAAAGTGTGTAGCAAATGCCACTGCCCACAAGTTTCCAGATTTTGAAAACCAACCACAGGACATGAAAGATTTTTTGACTTATCGCCACTGTAGAAGTTTTCCATTGTTGCATGACTCTCCTATGAAATGCGGTGGTGCTAATAATTCCAGGGACGTTTTCTTGCTGCTAGCTATCAAAACAGCCCCAGGAAATTATGAACGTCGGGAGGCTATACGGAAGACATGGGGAGAGGAGAAAAGTTACGGAGGTGCCAAAGTCAAAAGACTTTTTCTTAGTGGAGTCTCAAGGACACAACAAGACGCAAAACGCATGCTACAGTTGATCGCTGCAGAGAGTCATACATATGGAGACATTGTGCAGTGGGACTTTCAAGATACTTTCTACAATCTAACTTTGAAGCAGGTCCTTTTCTTTAAGTGGAAGGTTCTTAGGTGTCCTGAGGCACAGTTTGTTTTTAATGGTGATGATGATGTCTTTGTTAACACTGCCAATGTtattaaatatttacatggcgcaGTAAAGAATGGATTGAAAAATCACCTTTTTGTTGGAGCTCTGAACACGTGGATGCCTCCTGTTCGTGAAAAGAATAAGTACTATGTCCCAGCAGAACTTTTTCCTGGTGAATATTTTGCACCATACTGTGGTGGAGGAGGTATCCTCATGTCTGGATTAACGGCCTATGTTATCTATAGAGAATCTGAGTATATCCCTCTTTTTCCTATAGATGATGCCTACCTTGGGATGTGTCTTCAGTTGGCAAGGCTCAGCCCAGCGAACCATGATGGAGTACGAACTTATGGGATCCAAATGCCGAATCAAGTGGACTCATTTGATCCTTGTTACTACCGTGACATGCTTATAGTCCATCGATTTGTACCCTATGAAATGCTCATCATGTGGAAAGCCTTAAAACTCACCAGGCTTCAGTGCACATGGTCTAAAGTGAAAATCCCTAAAACTACCAAACCTAAATGA